Proteins from one Brevibacillus humidisoli genomic window:
- a CDS encoding VUT family protein has product MRIILYLLVIIAANIITAAFPPIQLWWFLVPTGSFLIGATFILRDLVQMRYGKKTTYLAIGIALLTSALSSYLLGDPLVVTFASAVSFIVSEATDTEIYSRLKRSLAKRLFWSGTIGGSLDSVIFVILGISPIGAGFIPWEAVPLAVAGQVLVKVLMQGFGAVVLSQWGAIRIQENIK; this is encoded by the coding sequence ATGCGAATCATCCTATACTTGCTAGTCATTATAGCGGCCAACATCATTACCGCCGCTTTTCCACCGATCCAACTGTGGTGGTTCCTCGTGCCGACGGGGTCCTTTTTGATCGGGGCGACCTTTATCCTGCGGGATCTGGTTCAGATGCGTTACGGCAAAAAGACAACCTATCTGGCGATTGGCATCGCCTTGCTCACTTCGGCGTTAAGTTCCTATCTGCTCGGTGATCCGCTGGTGGTCACCTTTGCTTCAGCCGTTTCGTTTATCGTCTCGGAGGCGACGGATACAGAGATCTACTCCAGACTGAAGCGGTCGCTGGCCAAGCGCCTCTTTTGGAGCGGAACGATTGGTGGTTCGCTGGACAGCGTCATCTTTGTCATTCTGGGCATCTCGCCGATCGGGGCCGGGTTCATTCCTTGGGAGGCAGTACCATTGGCTGTGGCGGGTCAGGTACTGGTGAAAGTGCTGATGCAAGGCTTTGGAGCTGTGGTGCTCAGTCAATGGGGGGCAATCCGCATACAGGAGAACATAAAATAG
- a CDS encoding methyl-accepting chemotaxis protein: MKTINLSVKQKLLHSFLILLLPVLVLGFFSYQTAKDVIQDLLLQNSRQSTAIVDNLITDIIQPKINAANYFSQVIRVTDENDEETEAIHEMFKQYHQHNPDAIPYVGLDSGRYIDSADNSLDVASYDPRTRPWYKLAMEHKGEVVITEPYLSSNGDRMDVTIAKTLANGKGVFAFDLNLSALAARTLEVEIGRGGFSFILDKNGKVIYHPKVKAGTPASSYLSQIMAQNEGTFDYVDQGVTIGETLPQEGAEQNEEGAQTKLQELTQQIQINDGRSKQMVFLTNELTGWKIGGTWVPSENAAELNQIFMITGFVVIASLIISAGIMYYIIRSITRPLAVLVEAADEVSKGDLTRQIILSSKDEFSKLADSFNRMRTSLRDVLQQVKQSSAHIAVSSDDLGQVVQTVSASSGQVFDSVREMVQGTEKQVQGSLETNKTMEEMAIGIGRIAESANTVTETAHQATEEAHKGNTALQDSINQMGLISRSVNDSAQVIKMLEDRSKEINQIIGIITDIASQTNLLALNAAIEAARAGEQGKGFAVVADEVRKLAEQSSTSAHQIADLILEIQQETNRAGELARVGTQEVEKGRIVVTDAGETFARILSASQKVSEEMEDISASAQQLYASSEEVTSSVNEMSHVAKEVAAATEGVTQVSTETKELVEKMSHSFQTLTDMAQNLNELVGRFKI; the protein is encoded by the coding sequence ATGAAAACCATCAACCTGTCCGTCAAGCAGAAGCTGTTGCATTCGTTTCTAATTTTGCTATTGCCTGTATTGGTGCTCGGGTTTTTCTCGTATCAAACGGCAAAAGACGTGATTCAAGATTTGTTGCTGCAAAACTCAAGGCAAAGCACGGCAATCGTTGATAACCTGATTACGGACATCATCCAGCCTAAAATCAATGCCGCCAACTACTTCAGCCAAGTGATCAGAGTGACCGATGAAAACGACGAGGAAACGGAAGCGATCCATGAGATGTTCAAGCAGTACCACCAGCACAATCCGGACGCTATCCCCTACGTCGGATTGGACAGCGGCCGTTATATTGATTCAGCCGATAATTCACTCGACGTCGCCTCTTACGACCCCAGAACCCGTCCGTGGTACAAGCTGGCAATGGAACACAAAGGAGAAGTAGTGATTACCGAACCATACCTCAGCAGCAATGGCGACCGGATGGATGTCACCATAGCAAAGACGCTGGCCAATGGAAAGGGAGTATTCGCCTTTGACCTCAATCTCAGCGCGCTGGCAGCACGAACGCTGGAAGTGGAGATTGGTCGAGGCGGGTTCTCTTTTATCCTGGATAAAAACGGAAAAGTCATTTATCACCCGAAAGTAAAAGCGGGGACGCCTGCTTCCTCATATCTGAGCCAGATAATGGCGCAAAATGAGGGAACGTTTGACTATGTGGACCAGGGAGTAACGATCGGGGAAACCCTCCCGCAAGAGGGGGCTGAGCAAAATGAGGAAGGAGCGCAAACCAAGCTGCAGGAATTAACGCAGCAGATCCAGATTAATGACGGCAGATCAAAACAAATGGTCTTTTTGACCAACGAATTGACCGGTTGGAAAATAGGCGGCACTTGGGTACCGTCAGAAAACGCTGCGGAATTGAATCAAATATTTATGATCACCGGGTTCGTCGTGATTGCTTCCTTGATCATCAGCGCAGGTATCATGTATTACATCATTCGTTCCATTACCCGACCGCTTGCTGTTCTGGTCGAGGCCGCAGACGAGGTAAGCAAAGGCGACCTGACCCGTCAAATAATCCTCTCCTCCAAGGATGAATTCTCCAAACTGGCCGACAGTTTCAACAGGATGAGGACATCGCTGCGAGACGTCTTGCAGCAGGTCAAGCAGTCCTCCGCTCACATCGCAGTCTCCTCCGATGACTTGGGGCAGGTCGTCCAAACGGTCTCTGCCTCTTCTGGCCAAGTATTTGATTCGGTACGAGAGATGGTGCAAGGGACGGAGAAACAGGTCCAAGGTTCGCTGGAGACGAACAAAACAATGGAAGAGATGGCGATTGGTATCGGGCGAATTGCCGAATCGGCCAATACCGTGACCGAAACCGCCCATCAGGCAACAGAAGAAGCACACAAGGGGAATACAGCCCTGCAAGATTCGATTAACCAGATGGGCCTCATCTCCCGATCGGTCAACGACTCTGCCCAGGTCATCAAAATGTTGGAAGACCGCTCCAAAGAGATCAATCAAATCATTGGTATCATCACGGATATTGCTTCCCAGACCAATCTGCTTGCCTTAAATGCGGCGATTGAAGCAGCGCGAGCAGGCGAACAAGGCAAAGGCTTCGCCGTGGTAGCCGACGAAGTGAGGAAACTGGCGGAGCAGTCCAGTACATCCGCTCACCAGATCGCAGACCTGATCCTGGAGATTCAGCAAGAGACAAACAGGGCAGGAGAGCTTGCCCGTGTCGGTACCCAAGAGGTGGAAAAAGGGCGCATCGTAGTGACAGATGCTGGCGAGACGTTTGCCCGCATCCTGTCTGCTTCGCAAAAAGTCTCCGAAGAGATGGAGGACATCTCAGCAAGCGCTCAGCAGCTCTATGCCTCCTCAGAAGAGGTCACTTCCTCGGTGAACGAGATGAGCCATGTGGCAAAAGAAGTGGCGGCGGCTACAGAAGGGGTGACGCAAGTATCCACGGAGACCAAAGAATTAGTGGAAAAAATGTCCCATTCGTTCCAGACGCTCACCGATATGGCGCAAAATCTGAATGAACTGGTTGGCCGATTTAAAATCTAA
- a CDS encoding VOC family protein: MSKVWSAQLPVVQFRVARPTDQLDKIITFYRDGLGLRQVAAFEGHDGYDGVMFGLPGVDYHLEFTQHVEGSPCPAPTKDNLLVFYIPDQEARDAIVTRLEKLGFGPPVEPENPYWRRSGITIEDPDGWRVVLMNTSGLSGTY; the protein is encoded by the coding sequence ATGAGCAAAGTATGGTCAGCGCAGCTGCCGGTGGTACAGTTTCGGGTAGCGCGGCCGACGGACCAGCTTGACAAGATCATTACGTTTTATCGGGATGGGCTTGGCTTGAGGCAAGTCGCCGCTTTTGAGGGACATGATGGCTATGATGGTGTGATGTTTGGGCTGCCGGGGGTGGACTATCATCTGGAATTTACCCAGCATGTGGAGGGGAGTCCATGTCCCGCACCGACTAAGGATAATCTGCTCGTCTTTTATATCCCGGATCAGGAGGCAAGGGATGCGATCGTCACCAGATTGGAGAAGCTGGGCTTCGGTCCCCCGGTTGAACCGGAAAATCCATACTGGCGTCGAAGCGGGATCACAATCGAAGATCCAGATGGTTGGCGAGTTGTTTTGATGAACACATCCGGGTTGTCAGGTACATATTAA
- a CDS encoding zinc-dependent alcohol dehydrogenase family protein translates to MKAQVIHSFGDPSLFQSADLPRPAVIPGHVLIRVAATSVNPVDTKIRKGVLSGISPQLPAVLHGDVAGVVEEVGEGVTAFHPGDEVYACAGGVKGTPGGALADYMLADAALVASKPKQLSMQEAAALPLVAITAWEGLIDRAGVQADQHVLVHAATGGVGHIAVQLAKWAGATVSVTGSTEDKLAVARDMGADHVINYRTQSVAEYVETLTAGDGFDLVFDTVGGDNLDRSFEAAKLNGTVVTIAARSTHDLSPLHGKGLNLHVVFMLIPLLHQTNRERHGQILTKVAQIADEGKLRPLLDPRTFTFEEVAEAHRHLESGQAVGKVTLVNERF, encoded by the coding sequence GTGAAAGCCCAGGTCATTCATTCGTTTGGAGATCCTTCTCTCTTTCAATCGGCGGATCTGCCCCGTCCTGCGGTTATCCCAGGTCATGTCTTGATCCGAGTAGCGGCCACAAGTGTAAACCCGGTGGACACCAAGATCCGAAAAGGAGTCCTCTCAGGGATCTCGCCGCAGCTACCTGCCGTATTGCACGGAGACGTGGCTGGAGTGGTGGAAGAGGTTGGCGAGGGGGTAACCGCTTTTCATCCTGGCGATGAAGTGTATGCCTGCGCAGGTGGCGTGAAAGGCACACCAGGTGGCGCACTGGCTGACTATATGCTGGCTGATGCTGCGCTGGTCGCGTCCAAACCGAAGCAGCTCTCCATGCAGGAAGCGGCTGCTTTGCCGCTCGTCGCCATAACCGCTTGGGAAGGTCTGATCGACCGGGCTGGCGTCCAAGCCGATCAGCACGTCCTGGTCCATGCCGCAACCGGCGGCGTCGGTCATATTGCGGTGCAGTTGGCCAAGTGGGCAGGTGCGACGGTATCGGTTACCGGCTCCACAGAAGACAAACTGGCCGTGGCTCGTGACATGGGCGCGGACCATGTGATCAATTACCGCACACAGAGTGTGGCGGAGTACGTTGAGACGCTTACTGCAGGAGATGGATTCGACCTCGTCTTTGACACAGTAGGCGGTGACAATCTGGACCGCTCATTTGAAGCAGCCAAGCTGAACGGAACAGTGGTCACAATCGCGGCAAGGTCCACGCACGATCTCAGCCCCCTTCACGGCAAAGGGCTTAACCTGCACGTCGTATTTATGCTGATCCCCCTGCTCCATCAAACCAACCGTGAACGGCACGGTCAGATCCTGACCAAAGTGGCCCAGATCGCCGATGAAGGAAAACTTCGTCCGCTCCTTGATCCGCGAACTTTTACGTTTGAAGAAGTAGCTGAGGCCCACCGTCATCTGGAATCAGGACAGGCGGTTGGGAAAGTGACACTTGTCAATGAACGTTTTTGA
- a CDS encoding (2Fe-2S) ferredoxin domain-containing protein, whose translation MSTWDLTKTKHHVFICNGGSCSKMGGEEVTLAIRQEIQRQQADDLIHTTRTRCNGRCEDACVVIVYPEGTWYRNLQPADAAALVGQHLLAGKPLDHLLSHRYADGSFLRMEGAAKGTFKRSIPSQ comes from the coding sequence ATGTCTACATGGGATTTAACGAAAACAAAGCATCATGTGTTCATCTGTAATGGCGGAAGCTGCTCGAAAATGGGAGGAGAAGAGGTGACCCTGGCCATTCGTCAGGAGATTCAGCGTCAACAGGCTGATGACTTGATCCACACCACCCGAACAAGGTGCAACGGTCGCTGTGAAGACGCATGTGTGGTAATCGTGTACCCGGAAGGGACATGGTACCGAAATCTGCAACCGGCAGATGCTGCGGCACTGGTTGGCCAGCATTTGCTTGCCGGGAAGCCGCTCGACCATTTGCTGTCCCATCGGTATGCCGATGGTTCGTTTTTACGGATGGAGGGAGCGGCAAAAGGGACGTTTAAACGGTCTATACCCAGTCAGTAG
- a CDS encoding GNAT family N-acetyltransferase produces MKDQNRIGIAQSERIRLRHAGRDDLPFILRTEGETENRQYVSQWSGEQHHTAMLNNDYAYLLIEALAERRPLGYVIIAGLKNPNRSVELLRIALAERGKGYGREALQLIKHWVFTECRAHRLWLDVKEGNGRAQHLYRSEGFVIEGTLRECIKVEGSSDDYESLIVMSILSGEYGTA; encoded by the coding sequence TTGAAGGATCAAAATCGGATCGGCATCGCCCAGTCAGAACGTATCAGATTGCGCCATGCCGGACGTGACGACTTGCCCTTCATCTTGCGGACAGAAGGAGAGACGGAGAATCGGCAGTATGTCAGTCAATGGTCGGGCGAGCAGCATCATACGGCGATGCTGAACAATGATTATGCTTATCTGCTGATCGAGGCGTTGGCGGAGAGGAGGCCGCTTGGTTATGTGATCATCGCCGGGCTGAAGAACCCCAATAGAAGCGTGGAATTGTTGCGGATTGCCTTGGCGGAGAGAGGAAAGGGGTACGGAAGAGAGGCTCTGCAGTTGATCAAACACTGGGTGTTTACCGAGTGCAGGGCCCACCGGCTGTGGTTGGACGTGAAGGAAGGAAACGGCAGAGCCCAGCATCTGTACCGTTCAGAAGGATTTGTCATAGAAGGGACCCTTCGCGAATGTATAAAGGTGGAGGGCTCTTCTGATGACTATGAATCGTTGATTGTCATGTCGATATTAAGCGGGGAATACGGAACCGCATGA
- a CDS encoding globin-coupled sensor protein, translated as MLMTKNPFQKLTGLIGSSKQPGESSSWISAARHEQITLDLGEHEDISKQMTMIDLSAAEVQLSKKLQPLVERHIDEVVDYFYQKVLAVEALRDMIDEHSTVERLKQTLHTHLIEMFSGTFDQQYLEKRIRVAQIHLRIGLEPKWYMGAFQNLQVALLKLLSSHFSSKEEWLQLATTISKILNFEQQIVLEIYEKENIRQREEQYRAQQELQAKIASFSDDLAALTAQTSASVQELVASSNEVNEAVHNSSQKTEQTQALAESSRARVVELERRITSIHQKMINMEETVQKLNESADQIKQVIHIVKEIAEQTNLLALNSAIEAARAGEHGRGFAVVSDEVRKLSEQTKDSVKQITELISHTSRFTTEVVESIFTVQENVQAAQTESETARGAFDHISASMGESLDVIKSVEKQMNELVLVIEEIGSATQKVSQSAETLNDTARTS; from the coding sequence ATGCTGATGACAAAAAACCCTTTTCAAAAACTGACAGGACTCATTGGTTCCTCGAAGCAGCCAGGGGAATCTTCCAGTTGGATCAGCGCAGCTAGACACGAACAGATCACGCTGGATCTGGGAGAACATGAAGACATCTCCAAACAGATGACGATGATCGACCTGTCGGCAGCGGAAGTCCAGCTTTCCAAGAAGCTGCAGCCGTTGGTCGAGAGGCATATTGACGAGGTTGTGGATTATTTCTATCAAAAGGTGCTAGCAGTAGAGGCTCTTCGCGACATGATCGACGAACATAGCACCGTCGAACGTTTGAAACAGACCCTTCACACTCATCTGATCGAGATGTTTTCGGGCACGTTCGACCAACAATACCTAGAGAAACGAATCAGGGTGGCACAGATCCACCTGCGCATCGGCCTGGAACCGAAATGGTACATGGGCGCCTTTCAAAACTTGCAGGTTGCGCTGTTGAAACTGCTAAGCAGCCACTTTTCCAGCAAGGAGGAGTGGCTCCAGTTGGCAACGACAATCTCCAAGATCCTCAACTTTGAACAGCAGATCGTGTTGGAAATCTACGAAAAAGAAAACATTCGGCAGAGAGAAGAGCAGTATCGGGCTCAGCAAGAACTGCAGGCAAAAATAGCTTCCTTTAGCGACGACCTGGCCGCGCTCACCGCACAGACCAGTGCCTCGGTGCAAGAACTGGTGGCGAGCAGCAACGAGGTGAACGAGGCGGTTCACAACAGCTCCCAGAAAACGGAGCAAACCCAGGCACTGGCTGAATCAAGTCGCGCTCGCGTTGTCGAGTTGGAGAGACGAATCACTTCGATTCATCAAAAAATGATAAATATGGAAGAAACGGTTCAAAAACTGAACGAATCCGCCGATCAGATCAAGCAAGTGATCCACATCGTAAAGGAGATCGCTGAACAGACGAATCTACTAGCCCTTAACTCTGCCATCGAGGCGGCGCGAGCGGGTGAGCACGGTCGAGGGTTTGCCGTCGTCTCCGATGAAGTTCGCAAGCTATCAGAACAGACCAAAGATTCGGTGAAGCAAATCACGGAACTAATCTCTCATACCTCCCGCTTCACGACGGAAGTGGTAGAGTCGATATTCACTGTACAGGAGAACGTACAAGCGGCTCAAACCGAATCAGAAACCGCTCGCGGTGCCTTTGACCATATCTCCGCCTCGATGGGAGAGAGCCTCGATGTGATCAAAAGCGTGGAAAAACAGATGAATGAGCTGGTGCTCGTGATTGAAGAGATTGGAAGCGCTACCCAGAAAGTTTCCCAATCAGCGGAGACCCTTAACGATACGGCGCGAACCAGCTAG